A genomic window from Alkalihalobacillus sp. AL-G includes:
- a CDS encoding helix-turn-helix domain-containing protein — MNYTEAIYLYGIKRLRGERTVSGLFHILNGKKSSQAIQDGKLFSLSNLFGTMPNINYAKFTSSVQMISAQGWITLDFDDHPHITEMGNDRLEKYLMLHPLPVKLNGWRYGDISKVFWRRLTLFVQTLSHLLENDSHFYPIQNDPTILSWVKDHFPNHYHVRVNASEMLYTELFLFLKKVDPTDAENVVQRLTRHGRIGKTSAQVAQELQLDPVECDFRFQATIHHLINQLLEDGDSFPGLYLFISDLHQPYTLTESTLRTLNLLRDGIAIKAIAAERRLKLSTIEDHIIEIAINVLGFSIDPYVSFTEQEEIINTSKGLNTKRLKAIKERLGDRYTYFQIRLTLTNMDDQPDRCKEGEFDAIN, encoded by the coding sequence GTGAATTATACGGAAGCTATTTATTTATATGGTATAAAACGTCTTCGGGGAGAACGGACGGTCTCTGGTTTATTCCACATTCTAAACGGAAAAAAATCATCTCAGGCTATTCAGGATGGGAAACTTTTTAGTCTATCTAACCTGTTCGGAACGATGCCCAATATAAACTATGCTAAGTTTACGTCTAGTGTTCAAATGATTTCGGCACAAGGTTGGATTACTCTCGATTTCGATGATCATCCACATATTACAGAAATGGGAAATGATCGATTGGAAAAGTATTTAATGCTTCACCCGCTCCCGGTTAAATTGAATGGGTGGCGATATGGAGATATCAGCAAAGTATTTTGGCGTCGATTAACGCTATTCGTCCAAACTCTTTCACATCTATTAGAAAATGACTCCCACTTTTATCCGATTCAAAACGACCCGACCATTCTATCGTGGGTGAAAGATCATTTTCCAAATCATTATCATGTCCGTGTGAATGCTTCTGAGATGCTGTATACAGAACTATTCCTATTCCTAAAGAAGGTCGATCCAACCGATGCTGAAAACGTCGTACAAAGGCTAACACGTCATGGGAGGATCGGGAAAACTTCTGCTCAGGTGGCACAAGAACTCCAACTCGATCCAGTCGAATGTGATTTTCGGTTTCAAGCAACAATACATCATCTGATCAATCAGCTACTTGAGGACGGAGACAGTTTCCCTGGACTTTATTTGTTCATATCGGACCTCCATCAACCCTATACGCTGACAGAATCGACACTAAGGACATTGAACCTCCTTAGGGACGGGATAGCCATTAAAGCTATAGCGGCTGAACGGAGGTTGAAACTAAGTACGATCGAGGATCACATTATCGAGATAGCTATTAATGTACTTGGCTTCTCTATTGATCCATACGTATCATTTACAGAACAAGAGGAGATTATCAACACGTCTAAAGGTTTGAATACGAAAAGATTAAAGGCGATCAAAGAACGTTTGGGAGACCGATATACATATTTTCAAATCCGGCTTACACTTACGAATATGGATGACCAGCCTGATCGTTGTAAAGAAGGAGAATTCGATGCTATCAATTGA
- the sleB gene encoding spore cortex-lytic enzyme, producing the protein MKIGVMCIKVCISLILLVVPLSYAVTVEKAEAFSPQVIQHGATGEDVIELQSRLQYLGFYNGNIDGVFGWGTYWALRNFQYEFGLEVDGLAGATTKQKLVEASKYNEGYVKRNIRKGNDFTHYGGTPLKRQTEGGGGKAPAPQKEQGGQKAQPKQGAKKRQAKNVPSGYSENDIQLMANAVYGEARGEPYIGQVAVAAVILNRVESSSFPNTISGVIFEPGAFTAVADGQIWLTPNKQAKKAVQDALNGWDPTDACIYYFNPNTATSDWIWSRTQVTKIGKHIFAK; encoded by the coding sequence ATGAAAATTGGAGTAATGTGCATCAAAGTATGTATATCGTTGATTCTGTTAGTAGTTCCGCTGTCATACGCGGTTACTGTTGAAAAGGCCGAGGCGTTTAGTCCGCAGGTCATCCAACATGGTGCAACAGGCGAAGATGTTATCGAACTTCAATCGAGATTGCAATATTTAGGGTTTTATAATGGCAATATCGATGGGGTATTCGGATGGGGTACATACTGGGCACTACGGAACTTCCAGTATGAATTCGGCTTAGAAGTCGACGGTCTCGCCGGGGCAACGACAAAACAAAAACTTGTTGAAGCATCCAAGTATAACGAAGGATATGTTAAGCGAAATATTCGAAAAGGGAATGATTTTACCCATTACGGTGGGACTCCTTTAAAGAGACAAACTGAAGGCGGAGGAGGAAAAGCGCCTGCACCACAAAAGGAACAAGGAGGTCAGAAGGCCCAGCCCAAACAAGGTGCAAAGAAAAGGCAAGCAAAAAATGTCCCGAGCGGGTACTCTGAAAATGATATTCAGTTGATGGCAAATGCAGTTTATGGTGAAGCACGGGGGGAACCATATATCGGACAGGTTGCCGTCGCTGCTGTCATATTGAATCGTGTCGAAAGCTCCTCGTTTCCGAACACGATATCTGGGGTGATTTTTGAGCCTGGGGCTTTTACAGCTGTGGCAGACGGTCAAATTTGGCTTACTCCGAACAAACAAGCAAAAAAAGCAGTACAAGATGCTCTGAACGGATGGGACCCGACTGACGCATGTATCTACTATTTCAATCCAAATACAGCAACATCTGATTGGATATGGTCACGTACGCAGGTCACAAAAATCGGGAAGCATATCTTTGCAAAATAA
- a CDS encoding YpdA family putative bacillithiol disulfide reductase, which yields MMHVDAVIIGGGPCGLSAAIELEKIGLNPIVIEKGNIVQSIYNYPTHQQFFSTSEKLEIGQMPFVIEQRKPKRNQALSYYREVVKRKKLTVYPYEKVYNVVRTDNGSFTVFTERKDETKYLYETPYVIIATGYYDHPNLMGVPGEHLDKVYHYFKEAHPYFNRDVVVIGGKNSAVDAAIELESVGARVTVLYRGSAFSPSIKPWILPEFEALVRNEAVQMEFNAHVKKITPKTIIYEVKGVTKEIENDFVFAMTGYHPDHAFLKRMGVDIEFESGRPIFNPDTMETNVEGIFIAGVIAAGNNANEIFIENGRFHGGLIAEEIKRRK from the coding sequence ATTATGCACGTAGATGCTGTCATTATTGGCGGTGGTCCCTGTGGTCTTTCGGCTGCTATAGAACTTGAGAAAATCGGGTTGAATCCGATTGTGATCGAGAAAGGGAACATTGTTCAATCGATATATAATTATCCGACACACCAGCAGTTTTTCAGTACGAGTGAAAAATTGGAAATCGGACAAATGCCCTTCGTAATCGAACAGCGAAAACCGAAACGGAATCAAGCATTGTCCTATTATCGAGAGGTTGTTAAACGAAAAAAATTAACCGTTTATCCATATGAGAAGGTTTATAATGTAGTCCGAACCGATAATGGATCATTTACGGTATTCACCGAGCGGAAGGACGAAACGAAGTACCTTTATGAGACACCTTATGTCATTATTGCTACTGGCTATTATGATCATCCGAATTTGATGGGAGTACCCGGTGAACATCTTGACAAAGTGTATCATTATTTTAAAGAAGCCCATCCTTATTTTAATAGAGATGTTGTTGTAATCGGCGGGAAAAACTCAGCTGTTGATGCAGCAATTGAGCTCGAAAGCGTAGGGGCAAGAGTGACGGTTCTTTATAGAGGCTCTGCTTTTTCGCCAAGTATAAAACCGTGGATTCTTCCGGAGTTCGAAGCGTTGGTCCGAAACGAGGCTGTGCAGATGGAATTTAATGCGCACGTCAAAAAAATCACACCCAAAACTATCATTTATGAGGTGAAGGGTGTTACAAAGGAAATTGAGAACGATTTTGTATTTGCGATGACTGGATATCATCCGGACCATGCCTTTTTGAAAAGAATGGGTGTTGATATTGAATTCGAATCGGGAAGGCCGATATTCAATCCCGATACGATGGAAACGAATGTCGAGGGTATCTTTATAGCAGGGGTTATTGCTGCTGGGAATAATGCAAATGAGATTTTTATTGAAAACGGGCGGTTTCATGGTGGATTAATTGCAGAAGAAATTAAAAGGCGGAAATAA
- a CDS encoding ATP-dependent DNA helicase RecQ — translation MLSIEQILHDRFGFTSFRPGQREIIQDVLAGQDVFAMLPTGTGKSICYQLPGYRLGGTVIVVSPLISLMEDQVEQLKRTGEKRVCAFHSGVPFSRRKSILRNLSTYKFVYVSPETLQSPYLLKALSKVNISLFVVDEAHCISQWGHEFRTDYLKLAEVCKQVGRPPIIALTATATDKVRMDIISQLELKEPALHIYSVDRPNIALRVDEVETHLEKTDLLLSYVRSLKGPGIIYTSSRNVAESLTESMKAEGISRVAYYHGGMENDDRLLIQKQFLYDELDIICCTNAFGMGINKSNVRFVIHFHFPVHLESYLQEIGRAGRDGEQSLAILLYHQDDDVIPERLVDAEFPDDSDFEQFINAIGEEKPVSELLSQITFSSDTAGRYLRFQFESATPNDKVSLVDWKMKVKDTIRSRKIEKRNRIHRMKQWIHAKECRRAFILAEFDESIGGRPDYCCDHCVFPIVHFYRISSEEQDPPSLKWEEELEKIFCQVKVNV, via the coding sequence ATGCTATCAATTGAACAAATATTACACGATCGATTCGGCTTTACATCATTTCGGCCCGGACAACGTGAAATAATACAAGATGTACTCGCTGGACAAGATGTTTTTGCGATGCTTCCGACTGGGACAGGCAAATCGATTTGTTATCAATTGCCTGGATATAGACTGGGAGGAACGGTAATTGTTGTATCACCGTTAATTTCTTTAATGGAGGATCAAGTTGAACAATTAAAACGGACCGGGGAAAAAAGAGTATGTGCATTTCATAGTGGTGTCCCCTTTTCTAGAAGAAAAAGCATTTTAAGGAACCTATCGACGTACAAATTTGTTTATGTGTCTCCAGAAACATTGCAATCACCTTACTTATTGAAGGCATTAAGCAAAGTGAACATATCACTATTCGTTGTGGATGAAGCACATTGTATTTCACAATGGGGGCACGAGTTTCGTACCGATTACCTAAAGCTTGCAGAGGTATGCAAACAAGTTGGAAGGCCGCCGATTATTGCCTTGACTGCAACGGCGACTGATAAGGTGAGAATGGATATTATTTCTCAGCTTGAATTGAAGGAACCTGCTCTACATATCTATTCAGTTGATCGTCCAAACATTGCCTTGAGGGTCGACGAGGTAGAAACACATTTAGAAAAAACAGATTTACTCCTTTCATATGTACGTTCGTTAAAAGGACCTGGCATTATTTATACCTCAAGCCGAAATGTCGCAGAATCATTAACGGAATCGATGAAAGCGGAAGGTATAAGCAGGGTTGCTTATTATCACGGTGGAATGGAAAATGATGATCGTTTACTCATTCAAAAACAGTTTCTATATGATGAACTGGACATCATATGCTGCACAAATGCATTTGGGATGGGAATAAACAAATCAAACGTTCGATTTGTCATTCATTTTCATTTTCCCGTGCATTTGGAATCCTATCTACAGGAAATAGGACGTGCGGGAAGAGATGGTGAGCAAAGTCTTGCGATTTTACTTTATCATCAAGATGATGATGTCATTCCGGAGCGCTTAGTTGATGCTGAGTTTCCGGATGATTCTGATTTCGAACAGTTCATCAACGCTATTGGCGAAGAAAAGCCGGTTTCAGAACTGCTTAGTCAGATTACTTTTTCATCTGATACAGCTGGTCGGTACTTGAGGTTTCAATTTGAGTCAGCTACCCCAAATGATAAGGTCAGTCTAGTCGACTGGAAAATGAAAGTAAAGGATACGATTCGTTCAAGAAAGATAGAAAAACGGAATCGGATCCATCGTATGAAACAATGGATTCATGCAAAAGAGTGCAGAAGAGCATTCATCTTAGCTGAATTTGATGAATCAATCGGAGGTAGACCAGATTATTGCTGTGACCATTGCGTATTTCCGATAGTTCATTTTTATAGAATCAGTTCTGAAGAACAGGATCCACCGTCCTTAAAGTGGGAAGAAGAACTCGAAAAAATCTTTTGTCAGGTGAAGGTTAATGTTTAA
- a CDS encoding DUF2663 family protein, which yields MTGLKNWKFKHLMISEVTVEVLEQLIERRIKEQRYEETLLKWSLSLFVVIFFAFLYLYFYKFSTIQMTFIDTRTIFDYIVQDNLLLFMVIAGLTCMIQMIVFKKKHSKAESDYEELRITTIERGEELWEKPIPWDHRHEVFDWMKKEHDINLYFK from the coding sequence ATGACTGGATTAAAAAATTGGAAGTTTAAACACCTTATGATTTCAGAAGTGACAGTGGAGGTTTTAGAACAGCTGATTGAACGTAGGATAAAAGAGCAGAGGTATGAAGAGACTTTGCTGAAATGGTCTCTATCCTTATTTGTCGTAATCTTCTTCGCTTTTTTATATCTCTACTTTTACAAGTTCAGCACGATCCAAATGACGTTTATTGATACACGTACGATATTCGATTACATTGTTCAGGATAATCTTTTGCTTTTTATGGTTATCGCTGGGTTGACGTGTATGATTCAAATGATTGTTTTCAAGAAAAAGCATAGTAAAGCAGAAAGTGATTATGAAGAACTTCGGATAACTACAATTGAACGAGGAGAAGAGTTATGGGAAAAACCAATTCCCTGGGACCATAGACATGAGGTTTTTGATTGGATGAAAAAGGAACATGATATAAACCTATATTTCAAATAA
- a CDS encoding CBS domain-containing protein, whose amino-acid sequence MFVKSIMIPKEKTYSVQDTETVREVLNKLEEYGVDGMPVLNGTTYAGLITLNKIYKAFFESGQPRDQFLDSTIATDVAAFKDECIDEEEIFENTLLTVKDRPLVAVVNKSGELKGIVTRYDILEQFQSAFGMKRKGVRISFSSSEAEGRIARLAEIAKHFHENIISLSTFDESDKFIRRIVMKVEKKQNIDKFIQKLESAGFRILDIKED is encoded by the coding sequence ATGTTTGTGAAAAGCATCATGATTCCAAAAGAGAAGACTTATTCTGTCCAGGATACTGAGACGGTAAGGGAAGTGCTGAATAAGCTAGAGGAGTACGGGGTTGATGGGATGCCTGTTCTAAATGGAACCACCTATGCAGGCCTCATAACCTTAAATAAGATCTATAAAGCGTTTTTTGAATCCGGGCAGCCAAGAGATCAGTTTTTGGATTCGACGATTGCAACAGACGTAGCAGCATTTAAAGATGAGTGCATTGATGAGGAAGAGATTTTTGAAAATACCTTACTGACTGTAAAAGATCGTCCACTTGTAGCTGTTGTTAATAAATCTGGGGAGTTAAAAGGGATTGTAACGCGATATGACATATTGGAACAATTCCAAAGTGCCTTTGGAATGAAACGAAAGGGAGTTCGTATTTCGTTCTCGTCATCGGAGGCAGAAGGCAGAATTGCCAGGTTAGCTGAAATCGCGAAGCACTTCCATGAAAATATTATTTCTCTTTCGACATTTGATGAGTCTGACAAGTTTATCCGTAGGATAGTAATGAAGGTAGAAAAGAAACAAAACATCGATAAGTTCATACAAAAGTTAGAGTCGGCGGGCTTCCGTATACTTGACATCAAAGAAGATTAA
- a CDS encoding CPBP family intramembrane glutamic endopeptidase has translation MFNPKKQQQILSSITQKELFMNLYLTQVIFLTVAILLSIVFDQDLHQWKKMMTFDPIIVLLWSFPVAFAVILFDLILWKIMPQAWVDDGGINERIFSEISLFHLALLALVISVSEELLFRGVLQNNIGYIPASLLFALMHIRYLMKPLLLIVATVISLILGGLFLWTENLLVPIVIHFLIDFVLGLMIRFNWFSPRKKGTLEQMEKMDIKENEGGARECHTMTKLQN, from the coding sequence ATGTTTAACCCTAAAAAGCAACAACAGATACTTTCTTCAATCACACAGAAAGAATTATTTATGAATCTATATTTGACACAAGTGATCTTTTTGACAGTAGCGATCTTACTCTCTATCGTATTTGACCAAGACTTACATCAATGGAAAAAGATGATGACATTTGATCCTATTATCGTACTGCTTTGGTCTTTTCCTGTTGCCTTTGCAGTGATTCTTTTCGACCTGATACTATGGAAAATAATGCCTCAGGCGTGGGTTGATGATGGTGGAATCAATGAGCGGATTTTTTCGGAGATCTCATTGTTCCATCTGGCACTTCTAGCCTTGGTAATCTCTGTTTCGGAGGAACTGCTGTTTAGAGGGGTTCTTCAAAACAATATCGGTTATATCCCGGCAAGCCTTTTATTTGCATTGATGCATATCCGTTATCTGATGAAGCCGTTGTTACTAATCGTCGCTACGGTTATCAGCTTAATTCTTGGGGGCTTGTTTCTATGGACAGAAAACCTCCTTGTTCCGATTGTTATCCATTTCTTGATTGATTTTGTACTAGGACTTATGATTCGTTTTAATTGGTTTTCACCACGGAAAAAAGGAACACTTGAACAAATGGAGAAAATGGACATAAAAGAGAATGAAGGGGGAGCAAGGGAGTGCCACACCATGACCAAGCTTCAAAATTAA
- a CDS encoding asparaginase, whose amino-acid sequence MKKVALITTGGTIASRKIASGLLSSGELTGEELASLCRLPDDTQIEVHSVFQLPSMHIGFDEMLELKNKVDEVFEDKSISGIVVTHGTDSLEETAYFLDLTINDNRRVVVTGSQRSPDDIGTDVYSNLRNSIYVAIDESLDNVGTVIVFNERVWSAKYVKKVHASNLQGFESFGYGYLGIIDNDVVSVYQKPLKRDSYKINGELPQVDIIKCYAGSDGKFVRSAVREGVKGIILEGVGRGQVSPLMVDDITEAIKAGVKIVVTTSAEEGQIHTSYDYRGSAYDLKLRGVVLGKDYDSKKARIKLAVLISAGVDIKEGFKM is encoded by the coding sequence ATGAAAAAAGTAGCTTTAATAACCACAGGTGGAACGATAGCATCTAGAAAGATTGCTAGTGGGTTGCTGTCATCTGGTGAGTTAACAGGTGAAGAATTAGCATCATTATGTCGTTTACCAGACGATACTCAAATAGAAGTACATAGTGTTTTTCAACTTCCAAGCATGCATATTGGCTTTGATGAGATGCTTGAGCTAAAGAATAAGGTTGATGAGGTGTTTGAAGATAAATCAATTAGTGGAATTGTTGTAACTCATGGAACAGACTCACTAGAGGAGACAGCTTACTTTTTGGACTTAACTATTAATGACAACAGGAGAGTGGTTGTAACTGGATCACAGCGTTCTCCTGACGACATAGGCACAGATGTTTATTCGAACCTTCGCAACTCAATTTATGTGGCTATAGATGAAAGCCTTGACAATGTAGGTACGGTAATTGTATTTAATGAACGTGTATGGTCTGCAAAATACGTTAAAAAAGTACATGCTTCCAACCTACAAGGATTTGAATCATTTGGATATGGTTATCTAGGCATCATAGATAATGATGTGGTTAGCGTGTATCAAAAGCCATTAAAAAGAGATTCATACAAGATAAATGGAGAGCTTCCTCAAGTTGATATAATTAAATGCTATGCAGGATCAGACGGGAAATTTGTTCGGTCGGCTGTACGTGAAGGTGTGAAGGGTATTATTCTGGAAGGAGTCGGCCGAGGTCAAGTCTCTCCTTTAATGGTAGATGATATTACAGAAGCTATCAAAGCAGGGGTTAAAATAGTGGTTACGACTAGCGCCGAAGAAGGTCAAATCCATACCTCGTATGATTATCGTGGGAGTGCTTATGATCTAAAACTGAGAGGAGTTGTTCTTGGTAAGGATTATGATTCTAAGAAGGCTCGAATCAAGCTAGCAGTCTTAATTTCGGCAGGAGTTGATATTAAAGAGGGATTTAAGATGTAA
- a CDS encoding metallophosphoesterase, with protein sequence MTTATIVFTTAFISGVSLIVYMWYEAHRNTLHEHELDLVQFPESFDGLRVFFISDIHTRSIDMELLNQIQQPVDIVIIGGDLMEKGVSFERVGKNLERLTQIAPTYFVWGNNDYEVDYRRLDVLLREKGVHILDNTCAKFETDEDVLYLMGVDDPTLDKDRLDLALQDVDEKGYKLLASHNPLIAEKIEQDHQIGIVLSGHTHGGQIRFFKWGVAERGGLKDTGLTKVFVSNGYGYTKLPFRLCAPSEAHIFTFTSKTD encoded by the coding sequence ATGACTACAGCAACAATCGTGTTTACCACAGCATTTATTAGCGGAGTATCGTTAATCGTTTATATGTGGTATGAGGCACATCGCAACACACTCCATGAACATGAGCTAGATTTGGTTCAATTTCCTGAAAGCTTTGATGGACTCAGGGTTTTTTTTATTTCTGATATACATACCCGTTCGATTGACATGGAACTACTTAACCAAATACAACAACCTGTCGATATCGTAATTATAGGTGGCGATTTAATGGAAAAGGGAGTTTCCTTCGAACGTGTTGGAAAAAACCTTGAGCGTCTTACACAAATTGCTCCAACGTATTTCGTATGGGGAAACAATGATTACGAAGTGGATTACAGACGTCTAGACGTTCTTTTAAGAGAGAAAGGCGTACATATACTTGACAATACTTGTGCAAAGTTTGAAACTGATGAAGATGTCCTATACTTAATGGGTGTAGACGATCCAACGCTCGATAAAGATAGATTGGATCTGGCCTTGCAGGATGTTGATGAAAAAGGTTATAAACTACTCGCCAGCCATAATCCTCTTATTGCTGAGAAAATTGAGCAGGATCATCAAATAGGAATCGTATTGAGTGGTCATACACATGGGGGACAAATCCGGTTTTTTAAATGGGGAGTTGCCGAACGAGGCGGTTTAAAAGATACAGGATTAACAAAGGTTTTTGTAAGCAATGGTTATGGATATACAAAGCTCCCTTTCCGGCTATGTGCGCCATCAGAGGCTCACATTTTTACTTTTACATCAAAAACAGATTAG
- a CDS encoding genetic competence negative regulator produces the protein MRLERLTYNKIKVFLTLDDLHERGISKEEMWEDLPKVHELFRDMMLEADDELGFKADGPIAVEVFSLPAQGMVVIVTKSHATNEEEEYDDDFLELQVTLDISDDVFYEFKAFEDIISLADRLYPLGTSGGEIYYFQDRYYVSFEESDYENIDVEMFVALLSEFGNPSTITKWRVKEYGKSIMSEQAMEQVDRYFS, from the coding sequence ATGCGGCTGGAGCGCTTAACATATAATAAAATCAAAGTGTTTTTAACATTGGATGATCTTCATGAACGCGGCATCTCCAAGGAGGAGATGTGGGAGGATCTTCCAAAGGTACATGAATTGTTCCGCGATATGATGTTAGAAGCCGATGATGAACTCGGTTTTAAGGCAGACGGTCCCATTGCAGTCGAAGTTTTTTCTTTACCGGCGCAAGGAATGGTAGTCATTGTAACAAAGAGTCATGCGACCAATGAAGAAGAAGAATATGATGATGATTTTTTGGAATTGCAAGTGACTCTTGATATAAGTGACGATGTTTTTTATGAGTTCAAAGCATTTGAGGATATCATATCGTTAGCTGATCGATTATATCCACTTGGTACGTCCGGAGGAGAAATCTATTACTTCCAGGACCGTTATTATGTGTCCTTTGAAGAATCTGATTATGAAAATATTGATGTCGAAATGTTTGTAGCGTTGCTTTCAGAATTTGGCAATCCATCAACCATTACAAAATGGCGAGTCAAGGAATACGGGAAGTCAATCATGTCAGAACAAGCAATGGAACAAGTTGATCGATACTTCAGTTGA
- a CDS encoding Glu/Leu/Phe/Val dehydrogenase, with amino-acid sequence MAANTTDNEQANNGQDNVLTSTQTVIGDALDKLGYPEEVYELLKEPIRMMTVRIPVRMDDGSINIFTGYRAQHNDAIGPTKGGVRFHPNVTDTEVKALSIWMSLKAGIVDLPYGGGKGGIICDPRDMSFRELERISRGYVRAISQIVGPTKDIPAPDVFTNSQIMAWMMDEYSRIREFDSPGFITGKPLVLGGSHGRESATAKGVTICIREAAKKKGITLEGARVVIQGFGNAGSFLAKFMYDAGAKVIAISDAYGALHDPEGLDIDYLLDRRDSFGTVTKLFKDTITNKELLELDCDILVPAAIENQITKHNAHNVKASIVVEAANGPTTIEATKILTERDILLVPDVLASAGGVTVSYFEWVQNNQGYYWSEEEVEVKLEKVMVKAFNNVLTTATNRKVNMRLAAYMVGVRKMAEASRFRGWI; translated from the coding sequence ATGGCTGCCAATACTACAGATAATGAGCAAGCTAATAATGGACAAGATAATGTACTGACATCCACACAAACAGTAATTGGTGATGCGTTAGATAAGTTAGGATATCCTGAAGAAGTATACGAATTATTAAAAGAACCGATTCGAATGATGACCGTACGTATTCCGGTCCGGATGGATGATGGCTCCATCAACATTTTTACAGGTTATCGAGCACAACATAATGATGCAATCGGACCGACTAAAGGTGGCGTTAGGTTTCACCCCAATGTTACAGATACTGAAGTGAAAGCTCTCTCAATCTGGATGAGTTTAAAAGCTGGAATTGTCGACCTACCATATGGAGGCGGAAAAGGCGGAATCATTTGTGACCCCCGCGATATGTCTTTCAGGGAACTCGAACGGATAAGCCGCGGTTATGTACGGGCAATAAGTCAAATCGTTGGACCTACGAAGGATATTCCAGCTCCTGACGTGTTTACAAATTCTCAGATCATGGCTTGGATGATGGATGAATATAGTCGTATACGCGAATTCGATTCACCGGGATTCATTACAGGTAAGCCGCTTGTGCTTGGAGGTTCTCACGGACGTGAATCTGCAACCGCTAAAGGTGTAACGATTTGTATCCGTGAAGCTGCTAAAAAGAAAGGCATTACCCTTGAAGGTGCACGCGTTGTCATTCAAGGCTTCGGTAATGCAGGAAGCTTCCTTGCGAAATTCATGTATGATGCTGGAGCAAAGGTTATCGCAATTTCCGATGCATACGGAGCACTTCACGATCCTGAAGGCCTTGATATCGACTACCTGCTAGATCGCCGAGATAGTTTTGGAACGGTTACGAAACTGTTTAAAGACACGATAACAAATAAAGAATTGCTCGAGTTGGATTGTGACATACTAGTGCCTGCAGCAATTGAAAACCAAATTACCAAGCACAATGCACATAACGTTAAAGCCTCGATTGTCGTGGAAGCGGCGAACGGTCCGACCACAATTGAAGCAACGAAGATCTTGACCGAGCGTGATATCCTTCTTGTCCCAGATGTTCTTGCCAGTGCCGGCGGTGTAACGGTGTCGTACTTTGAGTGGGTACAGAACAATCAGGGATACTACTGGTCAGAAGAGGAAGTAGAGGTAAAACTCGAGAAAGTCATGGTTAAAGCATTCAACAATGTTTTAACAACAGCGACGAATCGGAAAGTGAACATGCGACTTGCTGCTTATATGGTCGGAGTCCGGAAAATGGCGGAAGCATCACGGTTCAGAGGCTGGATTTAG
- the prsW gene encoding glutamic-type intramembrane protease PrsW: MFTLISAGIAPGIALMSFFYLKDKYEPEPILMVVRTFLFGILLVFPVMVLQFGIHEEMLIPDWVDAFFVSSLLEEFLKWFLLYFAAYQQIEFNDPYDGIIYGASISLGFATAENVLFLFANGIETAMLRAFLPVQCHALFGVMMGYYLSRAKFTDSFKMKRKYIIYSLFIPILYHGLYDYIILYHIKRWIYIMFPFMLFLWWLGLRKVKHAQHASKNIYSNK, from the coding sequence ATGTTTACGTTAATTTCTGCTGGGATTGCACCTGGTATTGCTTTAATGTCGTTTTTTTATTTGAAAGACAAATACGAACCTGAACCGATTTTAATGGTGGTTCGCACATTCTTGTTCGGGATCCTTCTTGTGTTTCCAGTAATGGTGCTGCAATTCGGAATCCACGAAGAAATGTTGATTCCGGATTGGGTAGACGCCTTTTTTGTATCGAGTCTGCTGGAGGAATTCTTAAAATGGTTTCTCTTATATTTTGCGGCCTATCAACAAATTGAATTCAATGACCCATATGACGGGATTATTTATGGTGCTTCGATTTCGTTAGGCTTTGCAACAGCAGAAAATGTTCTTTTCTTGTTTGCTAATGGAATTGAAACCGCGATGCTACGTGCATTCTTGCCTGTCCAATGTCATGCGCTATTCGGTGTGATGATGGGGTATTATTTGAGTCGGGCGAAATTCACTGATTCCTTCAAAATGAAGAGGAAATACATAATCTATTCGCTGTTCATTCCGATACTTTATCATGGACTATATGATTATATTATCCTGTATCATATCAAGCGATGGATTTATATCATGTTCCCATTCATGCTGTTTTTATGGTGGCTCGGGTTAAGGAAAGTAAAACACGCTCAACACGCTTCAAAGAATATATATTCAAATAAATGA